One genomic window of Solanum dulcamara chromosome 12, daSolDulc1.2, whole genome shotgun sequence includes the following:
- the LOC129875602 gene encoding non-specific lipid-transfer protein 2-like codes for MEMVGKIVCFVLLCMVVVTPHAEAISCGQVSSGLAPCIPYLTGRGPLGSCCGGVKSLLAAAQTPADRRTACSCIKSAANAVKGLDTGKTAGLPYTCGVNIPYEIIPSIDCSKMNGFYYQYCRKSNMLHKDVYFHAIN; via the exons ATGGAAATGGTTGGCAAGATTGTATGTTTTGTGTTATTATGCATGGTGGTGGTTACACCCCATGCAGAGGCCATAAGCTGCGGCCAAGTTTCGTCTGGGTTGGCTCCTTGCATCCCTTATCTTACAGGGCGCGGTCCCCTAGGAAGCTGTTGCGGTGGTGTTAAGAGTCTGTTGGCTGCAGCTCAGACCCCAGCGGACCGGAGGACAGCATGCAGTTGCATAAAATCAGCAGCTAATGCTGTTAAAGGACTTGATACGGGCAAAACCGCTGGTCTCCCTTATACTTGTGGCGTAAACATTCCTTACGAAATCATCCCATCCATTGACTGCTCCAA AATGAACGGTTTCTACTACCAATACTGTCGTAAGTCTAACATGTTACATAAGGATGTGTACTTCCATGCGATCAATTAA
- the LOC129875603 gene encoding non-specific lipid-transfer protein 2-like produces MVGKISCIVILCMVVVAPHAEALTCGQVTSSVAPCLPYLTGRGPLGDCCGGIKGLLGAAKTPADRKTACTCLKSAAKAMKGIDAGKAAGLPTACGVNIPYKISPSTDCSKYVINLLFF; encoded by the coding sequence ATGGTAGGCAAAATTTCATGCATTGTTATTTTGTGCATGGTGGTGGTTGCACCCCATGCAGAGGCATTGACATGTGGTCAGGTTACATCTAGCGTGGCTCCTTGCCTCCCTTATCTTACGGGCCGTGGCCCTCTAGGAGACTGTTGTGGCGGAATCAAGGGTCTATTGGGTGCAGCCAAGACTCCAGCGGATCGAAAGACAGCATGTACTTGTCTAAAATCAGCCGCTAAAGCTATGAAGGGCATTGATGCGGGCAAAGCCGCTGGTCTCCCTACAGCTTGTGGCGTAAACATTCCTTACAAGATTAGCCCTTCCACTGACTGCTCTAAGTATGTTATTAACCTTCTTTTCTTctaa
- the LOC129877205 gene encoding non-specific lipid-transfer protein 2-like translates to MEMVGKIVCFVLLCMVVVTPHAEAMSCGQVSSGLAPCIPYLTGRGPLGGCCGGVKSLLAAAQTPADRRTACSCIKSAANAVKGLDTGKTAGLPYTCGVNIPYEIIPSIDCSKVG, encoded by the exons ATGGAAATGGTTGGCAAGATTGTATGTTTTGTGTTATTATGCATGGTGGTGGTTACACCCCATGCAGAGGCCATGAGCTGCGGCCAAGTTTCGTCTGGGTTGGCTCCTTGCATCCCTTATCTTACAGGGCGCGGTCCCCTAGGAGGCTGTTGCGGTGGTGTTAAGAGTCTGTTGGCTGCAGCTCAGACCCCAGCGGACCGGAGGACAGCATGCAGTTGCATAAAATCAGCAGCTAATGCTGTTAAAGGACTTGATACGGGCAAAACCGCTGGTCTCCCTTATACTTGTGGCGTAAACATTCCTTACGAAATCATCCCATCCATTGACTGCTCCAA GGTTGGCTGA